Proteins found in one Triticum urartu cultivar G1812 chromosome 4, Tu2.1, whole genome shotgun sequence genomic segment:
- the LOC125553701 gene encoding uncharacterized protein LOC125553701: MSASSLMEDLVEQILVRLPPEDPACLVRASLVCKPWRRLVAGPAFRRRYREFHRRPHLLGVLQILQGDEPYYSRFVPTSVFHVVDPVLPCWLVVDCRHGRALFATTNPRIEGTLGLVVWEPMMDDQRRVPQPSPEPEDYVDYAAAVLCAAEGCDHCGCEGGPFRVAFVSTDKGKGVTSARLYSSETGAWNDITSLHHPEANAHFAASVHVGDALYFRGIENYTIEYQLTTARLYVLEALAKCNGRLVTMEDGGLGFAAVDNTIITLWARETGSGAGGAEIWTQRRVIDLKTLLSGDALSHSINGIKYYSWIPVVSVVGFAEGTDTIFVGTVACVYMIELKSGRVRKVLDDFGRVCAYMSFYIPDMEVASTAEGPKECVLNL, from the exons ATGTCGGCGTCGTCGCTAATGGAAGACCTCGTGGAGCAAATCCTTGTCCGCCTCCCGCCGGAAGATCCCGCGTGCCTCGTGCGCGCGTCGCTCGTCTGCAAACCCTGGCGTCGCCTCGTCGCCGGCCCCGCCTTCCGCCGCCGGTACCGCGAGTTCCACCGGAGACCTCACCTGCTGGGCGTCCTCCAAATCCTGCAAGGCGATGAACCTTACTACTCCCGATTCGTCCCCACCTCCGTCTTTCACGTTGTGGATCCCGTCCTTCCATGTTGGTTGGTTGTCGACTGCCGCCACGGCCGGGCCCTCTTCGCCACCACAAACCCGCGCATCGAGGGGACCTTGGGCCTCGTCGTCTGGGAACCCATGATGGACGACCAACGCCGTGTTCCGCAGCCCTCGCCGGAGCCGGAGGACTACGTCGACTACGCAGCGGCGGTGCTCTGTGCCGCGGAAGGCTGCGACCACTGCGGCTGCGAGGGTGGGCCCTTTCGTGTGGCCTTCGTATCCACCGACAAGGGGAAGGGGGTGACCTCCGCCCGCCTGTACTCGTCGGAGACTGGCGCGTGGAACGACATCACCTCTCTTCATCACCCCGAGGCCAATGCCCACTTTGCGGCTAGCGTCCATGTGGGAGACGCGCTCTACTTCCGCGGCATCGAGAATTACACCATCGAGTATCAACTTACGACAGCCCGCCTGTACGTGTTGGAGGCGCTGGCCAAGTGTAATGGGAGGCTCGTGACAATGGAGGACGGTGGCCTGGGGTTCGCCGCTGTGGATAACACCATCATAACCCTGTGGGCAAGGGAGACTGGCTCTGGCGCCGGGGGAGCAGAGATATGGACGCAACGCAGGGTAATCGATCTCAAGACGCTGCTTTCTGGAGATGCCCTCTCACACTCAATTAACGGAATCAAATACTATAGTTGGATTCCCGTTGTATCTGTGGTCGGCTTTGCTGAGGGCACTGATACCATTTTTGTTGGCACCGTTGCTTGCGTCTACATGATTGAACTCAAGTCAGGCCGGGTCAGGAAGGTGCTCGATGACTTTGGGAGAGTCTGCGCCTACATGAGCTTCTACATTCCAG ACATGGAAGTAGCTTCTACAGCTGAGGGGCCAAAAGAGTGTGTTTTAAATCTATGA